The nucleotide sequence TCATACTAACCCTTATAGGCATGGCCAATGCAATGAGATTAAAGCCGAAAAATTAGCCTTAATCATCGACTAAAAATAACTTTCAATCTATTTTTTTTCATATTTACAACACCACCCCACAATTTAAATTCTGGCTATTTAAACTTCATTCCATATCTCTTTTTACCATAATTTTGCGATAAACTGATTATTTTTCATACAAATGTTAAAATAACGATAAATTCAAAATTAAGGAATTCATTTTCCTTATTTTTTTCTTTTTTTAAAACTACCTATTAAAAATCAATTATGATTTTTTGTAATATTCTGGACTGCATGGCTTTAAATGACAGGTGCTTGTTTTTTTCGCATAGCAGTTGTGACATGTCTGACAAAAGCTTTCACCATTCCCGCTGACCTGCCATTCAACAAGAAAGCTGGGATCGGCTATAAATGGCCTTTGCATTGAAATGAAATCAATATCTGTTTGATTTAAAATTTCATTAATTTTATTTTGGGTGTTAAGCCCTCCACCGTAAATTACAGGAATATCCACTTCTTTTATAATTCTTTCTGCCGCTTCCACCAGCGGAATTTCACCAGCATTATCACGAGTTAAAACATACTGGGAATGAGGACAGGTAATCTGAAGTGAATCTGCACCATGTTTTTCAAGCAATTTTGCAATTTCAATTGCTTCATCAACGGTCAATCCGTCTCTATCAAATGCATTGATTCTGCAGTTTATATGGAGTTTAGTGTTCTGTTTTAAAACTTTAATTATTTCAAGAATCATGCGCAGGCGATTCAGTGTGTTTCCACCATAATTATCCTCACGCCTGTTAACTGAGGGGTTTAAAAAATGACTGAAGAAAAAACTGTTACCCATTGCAATTTGGATACCGTCAAAACCTGCAAAATCAAATTTTTGAGCAG is from Methanobrevibacter sp. and encodes:
- a CDS encoding tRNA-dihydrouridine synthase, which codes for MKDLFDYCDFGDLKLNSRVIRTGLWESERESAGNFTPEIYTRYENIAASGVGLIITELFTFIARDAYSKYALTTNYTRFVREAKDLTEMVHIYGVPIFAQLGFVECNKRLEQNVSVNDLSVEDIRKIQTDFIIAAQKFDFAGFDGIQIAMGNSFFFSHFLNPSVNRREDNYGGNTLNRLRMILEIIKVLKQNTKLHINCRINAFDRDGLTVDEAIEIAKLLEKHGADSLQITCPHSQYVLTRDNAGEIPLVEAAERIIKEVDIPVIYGGGLNTQNKINEILNQTDIDFISMQRPFIADPSFLVEWQVSGNGESFCQTCHNCYAKKTSTCHLKPCSPEYYKKS